In a genomic window of Magnolia sinica isolate HGM2019 chromosome 14, MsV1, whole genome shotgun sequence:
- the LOC131225225 gene encoding probable protein phosphatase 2C 5 — protein sequence MNLDFIHRDLSNMNESRVSSMRAPLVPLATLIGRELRNEKIEKPLVRYGHAALAKKGEDYFLIKPDCQRIPGNPAASFSVFAIFDGHNGVSAAVFSKENLLNHVMSAIPQGIDREEWLQALPRALVAGFVKTDIDFQRKGETSGTTVTFVVVDGLTVTVASVGDSRCILDTQGGVVSLLTVDHRLEENAEERERVTASGGEVGRLNVCGGTEVGPLRCWPGGLCLSRSIGDTDVGEFIVPIPHVKQVKLSNSGGRLIIASDGIWDALSSETAAQSCRGLPAELAAKMVVKEALRSRGLKDDTTCVVVDVIPPDYSILPSSPKKKQNVLSSLIFGKKSSNSVNKPANKLSSVGAVEELFEEGSAMLAERLGTDFPFKTNSGLIKCAICQVDQAPSEGLSVNAGPFFSPTSKPWEGPFLCADCRIKKDAMEGKRPSQPKTTG from the exons ATGAATTTAGATTTCATTCATCGAGACCTTagtaacatgaacgagtcgagaGTTTCGAGTATGAGGGCTCCTCTTGTTCCTCTCGCCACCTTGATTGGTCGCGAGCTTAGGAATGAGAAGATTGAGAAGCCACTGGTCAGGTACGGACATGCCGCTCTTGCGAAGAAAGGGGAAGACTATTTCCTGATAAAACCGGATTGTCAGAGGATTCCTGGGAACCCTGCGGCATCATTTTCCGTGTTTGCG ATCTTTGATGGGCACAATGGCGTATCTGCTGCTGTATTCTCAAAAGAGAATTTGTTGAATCATGTTATGAGCGCGATTCCTCAAGGAATTGATAGGGAAGAGTGGCTTCAAGCCCTTCCTCGAGCACTAGTTGCTGGTTTCGTGAAAACTGACATAGACTTTCAGCGAAAAG GGGAGACTTCTGGGACTACAGTTACCTTTGTTGTGGTTGATGGATTGACTGTGACAGTTGCATCAGTTGGGGATTCTCGATGCATTTTGGATACTCAGGGTGGTGTGGTTTCTCTGCTGACGGTTGATCACAGGCTTGAAGAGAATGCTGAAGAGAGAGAACGTGTAACTGCAAGTGGGGGTGAAGTGGGTAGGCTCAATGTTTGTGGGGGTACCGAG GTGGGCCCCCTACGGTGCTGGCCTGGCGGGTTATGCCTTTCTAGATCAATTGGTGATACTGATGTGGGTGAGTTCATTGTCCCGATACCACATGTTAAGCAAGTGAAG ctTTCAAATTCCGGGGGGAGGCTGATAATTGCTTCTGATGGCATATGGGATGCCTTATCATCTGAGACGGCTGCACAATCTTGCCGTGGATTACCTGCAGAGCTTGCTGCCAAGATGGTTGTTAAG GAAGCTCTAAGGTCAAGGGGCCTGAAAGATGATACAACCTGCGTAGTTGTTGACGTCATTCCTCCTGACTATTCCATTTTACCATCATCACCAAAAAAGAAGCAAAATGTGCTAAGTTCGCTTATATTTGGGAAAAAGTCCAGTAATTCTGTGAATAAACCGGCGAACAAGCTTTCTTCTGTTGGGGCTGTTGAGGAACTATTTGAAGAGGGCTCTGCAATGCTTGCAGAAAG GTTAGGTACTGATTTTCCATTTAAGACAAACTCGGGTCTAATCAAGTGTGCAATCTGCCAAGTGGATCAAGCACCAAGCGAGGGTTTATCTGTTAATGCAGGCCCATTCTTCTCACCCACATCGAAGCCATGGGAAGGTCCCTTCCTTTGCGCCGACTGCCGTATAAAGAAGGATGCCATGGAAGGAAAACGGCCGAGCCAACCCAAAACGACTGGTTAA